In Vicia villosa cultivar HV-30 ecotype Madison, WI unplaced genomic scaffold, Vvil1.0 ctg.000423F_1_1_1, whole genome shotgun sequence, the following are encoded in one genomic region:
- the LOC131628110 gene encoding unknown seed protein USP-like: protein MEFQNLSVLALFFLALVGINGSKSGEEYWKSVWPNTTMPKALSDLLPSDIETSMPIKSHEENQYWTIFFEHDLYPGKKMNLGIQKPSESSEYDKKETSKASHPFGFWAWSRKETEKENQPFGFWAWSRKETEKENQPFGFWIWQRKESEKENQPFGFWIWQRKETEKENQPFGFWIWQRKETEKKNQPFGFWAWSRKESEEQNQPFGFWAWSRKESEKENQPFGFWAWSRKANQPFVRDTQKESQHSVALTSDEKEAHMINEYCRKPSAIGEDKYCALSLESMVDFVISKLGKNIKVMSSSLGQNQENYVVEEVNKIGDKAVMCHRLNFKKVVFYCHEVNATTTYMVPLVAPDGTKSKALTICHHDTRGMNANMLKEVLNVKPGTVPVCHFIGNKAIAWVPDMSEPSDHPCAI, encoded by the exons ATGGAGTTTCAAAATCTGTCTGTTTTAGCTCTCTTTTTT TTGGCTTTGGTTGGAATCAATGGATCTAAATCAGGAGAAGAATATTGGAAATCTGTTTGGCCAAACACTACTATGCCTAAGGCACTTTCAGATTTGTTACCATCTG ATATAGAAACCAGTATGCCTATCAAAAGTCATGAAGAGAATCAATATTGGACTATTTTTTTTGAACATGATCTATATCCTGGAAAAAAAATGAACTTAGGTATTCAAAAACCTTCTGAATCTAGTGAGTATGATAAAAAAGAAACTTCAAAAGCAAGTCATCCTTTTGGATTTTGGGCATGGTCTAgaaaagaaactgaaaaagaaaatCAACCTTTTGGATTTTGGGCATGGTCTAGAAAAGAAACCGAAAAAGAAAATCAACCTTTTGGATTTTGGATAtggcaaagaaaagaaagtgaaaaagaaaatcaaCCTTTTGGATTTTGGATATGGCAAAGAAAAGAAACTGAAAAGGAAAATCAACCTTTTGGATTTTGGATATGGCAAAGAAAAGAAACTGAAAAGAAAAATCAACCTTTTGGATTTTGGGCATGGTCTAGAAAAGAATCTGAAGAACAAAACCAACCATTTGGATTTTGGGCGTGGTCTAGaaaagaatctgaaaaagaaaatcaaCCATTTGGATTTTGGGCGTGGTCTAGAAAAGCAAATCAACCTTTTGTAAGAGATACACAAAAAGAAAGTCAACATTCTGTAGCACTCACATCAGATGAAAAAGAAGCTCACATGATTAACGAATATTGTAGAAAACCATCAGCAATAGGAGAAGACAAATATTGTGCATTATCACTAGAGTCAATGGTGGATTTTGTCATTTCAAAGCTTGGAAAGAATATCAAAGTGATGTCAAGTTCCTTAGGTCAAAATCAAGAAAACTATGTAGTGGAAGAAGTAAATAAAATTGGAGACAAAGCAGTAATGTGTCATAGGTTGAATTTTAAAAAAGTTGTATTTTATTGCCACGAAGTCAATGCGACAACAACTTACATGGTCCCATTGGTGGCCCCTGATGGAACTAAATCAAAAGCTCTTACTATTTGCCACCATGACACTAGAGGTATGAATGCTAACATGTTGAAGGAGGTTCTCAATGTTAAGCCAGGAACTGTCCCTGTTTGCCATTTTATCGGCAATAAGGCTATTGCTTGGGTACCTGATATGAGTGAGCCTAGTGACCATCCTTGTGCCATCTAG